GCGAACTTTAGTGATATTTTTTTAGAAGAAGACCCAACGCTTGAAAAGTGTATTATAAATGACTCCGAGTTCACAAATGAAGCTGTACATAGAGTACGACTCTATAATACAGTGATAAAGAACTGCAACTTTACTAATACAGATTTCAGTAATATTGATATTATGGATACCCGTTTTGAAAATTGTGATTTGTCGAATGTTAATTTGAATCACTCTTCCATCCATAGAGTTGAATTTATTAACAGTAAATTACTTGGTAGTAACTTCACTGAATCTCGTGTTGGCAACGTAAAATTTGAAAACTCAATATTAAATTTGGCTATATTCGGCGATTCAAAATTTGAAAAAGTTATTTTTAAAGATGTTTCTTTACAAAATACAGATTTCTTCAACTGTAAACTAAAGAAAGTTGTATTCGAATCATGTAATCTTAATGAAGCAAATTTTGAACAAACTTCTCTTAAAGAAATAGATATAAGTTCATCTACTTTTGAGTCACTTACGGTATCAGTAAAGGATTTAGTTGGTTGTAAAGTATCAAGGTACCAGGCTATTCAGTTTGCATCACTATTGGGATTGATAATAAAAGATTAGGATTTAATATTTCTATTCAATAGGGGACTTGGCTTTTTATTTCTAACTTTAACAATTACACATAAGCGTGATCCATTCACGCTTTTTTCGTGTTTTCTTATTTAATGTTATGGTCGTATATAATTGAATAAAGCGCTTTTCTTATTTAAGAAAAGCGCACGATTGTTGAATAACGAATGCTCTTAGTATTATGTGTCCAATCATACTCCCAAACGTTGCTTCGAGAATGTTCAGTATTAATTCGTAATAATAATGAGTTGATAACAGTCTAATTAGACTATATAATTAGGAATCTAATTAGACTGTTTAGTAAAGGATTGAAAATAAATGATAAAATCTTTTTTAATGTTAGGACAATCAAATATGGCAGGTCGCGGATTTTTGCATGAGGTAGAACCTATCTATAATGAAAAAATAAAAATGCTTCGCAATGGTCAATGGCAAATGATGACAGAGCCCGTTAATTATGATCGTCCTGTTGCTGGTGTAAGCCTGGCAGCATCTTTTGCAGAGGCATGGTCGAAAGCTAATCCGGATGAAGAAGTTGGTTTGATTCCTTGTGCGGAAGGCGGCAGTTCCTTGAACGATTGGCATCCAGAAGGTACTCTTTTTCAACATGCTTTGTCTGAAGCACGATTTGCTCTTGAAACGAGTGAAATCTGTGGCATACTGTGGCATCAAGGTGAAAGTGACAGTAATAATGGGCAACATGATACTTACTACGATAAATTAAGTTTTATTATGACGACATTAAGAGATGAATTGAATCTTGAAAATGTTCCATTAATTATTGGTGAACTCGGTAACTTTTTAGGCAAAACAGGCTTTGGAAAATATTCGCCTGAGTACAAGCTAGTTAATGAACAATTACGCCGTTATGCAGAAAACCTGCCAAATAGTTATTTTGTTACAGCAGAAGGTTTAACTGCTAATCCAGATGGTATCCATTTGAATGCCGTTTCCCAGCGGAAATTCGGTTATCGCTACTTCGAGGCATTTTCGAAAAAGCGTCATATCTTGGAGCCACTTTCAGATGAAAATCAATCACTAAATATAAACAGTACCTATTCAAAATCTGAACAAATTTATATTCACAGTATGAATTTAGCTCTAGGTAAAATCACATACGCTGAATTTGAAGCGCAAATGGCAAAGGTGATGCAACCTTGATTCCGTTACTTATCCTTGGTTTACTTATTCAAAACCCTGGCGCTCATGGATACGAACTTTTAAGTTTAATGGAAAAAAGACATTATAAATATATTGTGAACTTTACGAAAGGTTCATTTTATTACAATTTGCAACAGCTTGTAGAAAAAGGGTTCATTGAACAAACACATCAAATCAATCCAAACAATGGTCGTGAAATTCAAACCTTTAAAATCACGTCTTTAGGAAGAGAAGAATTTGAAAAATTAATGAATAAATATGGGACGAAATCGGAGTATGTAAACTTACAATTCTATGGGGCTTTACTTTTTGCAGATGAATACGATAAAAATAAATTATTAGAACTAATTCAACTGCAAATTAATCAAACTGAAGCGAGAATTGCTTTACTCGATGACTACCTCGCTTACTCGGAAGAATTACCTCATAAAATTGATTATTTTCGTTGCATGAACGAAAATTCTCGTTCCCACCATTTAGTAAACTTAAATTGGTTTAAAGAATTGAAGGCAAATCTAGAAGAAGATATTGAATAAAAACTAACCATACTAATATCAGAAAATAAAAATGGCCGCTGCAAGTTTGAGAATCCACTAAAAAGGCACGAATGTTGTTAAATCAACATTTGTGCCTTTTCGCTTGGACTGTAGATTATACAGTTTCTATACATATGGAATAAACAGTTGAAGTAGCAGCGTTTATACACTTTTAGCTTATTTATAAATTATTAGACAAAGTACAATTGTAATTAATAGGAGGCAGAAATTATATTCAAGTTGTCCAACAATAGGGCACTATCATGAAATTAAAGGATGTCCCTTTTTGGCGTTTTAGGTCATATTGTGAAATAACATTCTTTTATAAAAGAATAAAAATTTGGTAACTTTATGAAGGGGGATCAGTGTTAGGTAGAGAATTAACATTAAAAGTCAGGGGAGGTATTTATATTGAAAAATAGAATCCTTTTAATCTTTGCAGTAATTTTATCATTAGCAATTACAGGATGTAATGATGAGGAATCCATTGAGAAAAATGAAAAAGTAATTAATCACAATTGGAATGAAAGTTCACTTTTTGAATCAGGCGGTTACACAATGATTGGAGAAGAGGGACGATTAGGTTTTATTTATGATGATAGCGAAGTTGTTAGGTTTTATCCTGATAAAGTGCAAAAGTACATGTGGCATTTTTGGGGGGGAGAACAAGAGTTAGAAGGAGAACTGAAAATTGTAGCCACGCATGAAAATGAAGATGAAGAAATCTATGTGACTGGTGGAGCACTAGGTGCTGCTAATAATGGGGCAGACAAACACGCCCCATCTAACATGTCATTACCTAAAAGCGGAATATGGAAGTTAGATGCTTATATAGGTGGAAGTCTGTTTGGAAGTGTATATGTAAAAGTTCATGAGAAATAATTTATATTTTTAATTTTGTTTGAAACAAAATGATATTACTTATTTGAGAATTACAAGATAGTCCTGTTAAATTATACAGTTTTGTTGTGGGAAATGAGGAAGATTTAGCAGATGATGAATTTGTAGGGGATTTAGAAAGCGATCCATTAAGTCTCAAAGAATTATTGCAGTAGAAGATTAAATACAATTCAATAAGAACAAAGATTTTGTAGATCTATAATAGGTAAGAGCTATCTACATAAGTTTATAGGATAGCTCTTACAATTAATCAATATTGTAAAAATTAAGAGGGTTAATTCCTTTTTAAGCGACTCTTAAAGCTAACTGAGCTAATAATTGGATAGCTGCTTGAACTACTACATCAATTTGAACTTCGGTTTGTCTTACAGTGATTGCATCAGAGTCAATAATAGTAACGTTTTGTGTTTCGGTTTGAGTAACTTCTAAATTTTGAGCTATTCTTTGAAGATTGCTTATATCAGCATTTTCATTGGAGCCTAAAACTACAACAGCAGCTTCGATAGCAGCTTGTAGGGCAGCTTGAACTACCACAAGACCTTGTACTTCCGTTTGAGTTACGTCAACAGTATGAGAATTTTGAATTAATAACCCTTGATTTTGAGTTTGAATTACTTCTAGATTATCTTCAGTATTTTGGTTTCCAGTAACCGGCATAAATAATCATCTCCTTTCGAGTTTATTTTGTATTACGTCACTAGATTATGCTTTAGTTGAAAAAGACTGTGGACGAATATCTTAGGTAACTCTGAATTATTGAATGGTGTTTAGCCTATTAGCTAAATAAATAGCTACGTGAAATAATCTAGGCACTTATTTTATTAGAAGAGTGTTTATATAGGTTTAAGATTAAGAGCTATTAAAAGGAGACAAATTAAATAATATTCTTTAGAGGAAATGTTAACAAAAGGCGGTTTAAGGGATTTTTTTGTATACCGCGAAATATTGTATTGAAGTAAAAATATATCTCCTGTGTAAATATATGTATATAATGAAAATCATACTATGAGAGTCACAAGAAGGAGTTACTTAAATGAAAATCATACAATTAACACCTCAATTATTAAATGAAAATAAACATAATAGTCATATTTTTTTAAATAATATGATTCATCCCACGATCAATTCGAAGAGTTGGATGAATCAATGGCAAGATATTGTATCACGTTTTCAACTCTTTAAATTTTTAGACTTGCCAATAGAGGATATACTTGCTCACAGTTGGAATGAGGAATTTATTGAACAGGTTGTTAATGAAACCGTCCAACTTGTTAAACAGCATATTGAACTCGATGATAATTTACAAATCACAATTGTACCTGCACTTCCTTTTCCTTGGTTTTCGAATATAGATCAATCGATTTGGACGAATGGATTTACGAATAGTAGTCAGAGCATTTGGATAGCTATTCCTGCTGATCCGGACATCTTATTCTTACGCTATTTACTGGCACACGAACTACATCATGCAGCACCGCAAAATCCCATTTATAAGTTAACACTAGATCAATTCCCACTAAAAGATTGGTACAAAATGGAGGGGACAGCTGAATATTTTAGCTTGCAACTATTCGAAGATAAACGCTGGTGGAAAGAAAGTTTTACTTTAGAAGTAGAAGAACATTATATTGCGGAAGCAAAAAGATTTTTAAATACAAATGATGATTCAATTAAAGGACCACTTTGCTTCGGAAGCATAAAACAACAAATTCCTTATATGGCTGGTTATTCGTTTGCCTACAATGCTGTAATGGATTATATAAAACGTTATCCAATTGAAAATTTAAATCAACTATTTGAAATAGATTCGGAAGAACTTGTTATGACATATAAGTTACATAGCACAAAAAATCAAATTAGATTGCACTAACTCTTCAACAATCGGGCACTTTCATTGAATAGGGAAGGGCTCTTTTTACATTTTTGGCCTTGTGATATATAAAGCATCCCACCAATCGATGCAGCGGGAACAAAATAGAATTAAAAAAGTCTTTAATAAAAGGAATTATTTAACTTCTCTTTATTAATAAAAAAAGGGGTGTATGGTATGACTGCTAATTCAACAATAAAAGGGGCAAAGCGAAAAAAGATAGTAAAGATATCACTAATTATCAGCTTTTTATTTATGGGGTTTATTGGATATGGAGTTTATTGGGCATTTTTCGATATGAAAAGGTTGCCTACTGGTGAATATCTTACGGAAGAAACCTCTCCTGATGGTACGTATACTTTAAAAGCCTATGTATCGATTACAAGCTTAAGTGCGGATGCTGTACGAGGTGAATTAGTATTTAATGAGTCCAAAGGTAAAAAAAAAATATCTATTGGAATTATCGAGAATCAACAGCCAAAATTGAATGGCTGGATAATAAAACAGTTGTAATTAATGGACATACTCTTGAAGTTCCTAATGGAAAATTCGATTTTCGTAACGAGAAATAGTAGAAAAAGACAAAGTAGCGTTAATTAATAAGGGTCGCGTCACCTTTCATTAAACACCATTTGTACTAATTCCGTTCAATTGGTTGTTTTCGTTATCTGTATAAAATGCTTCAGAACCAATAGTCTAAAGAAAAGACACGAAACGTTGATATATCTACATTTGTGTCTTTCTGATGTATTCCCTAACTTTCTTTTTGGAACTTTTATTAAACTTATAATAGCCGCAGATTAAAGTATTCATTTTACCTCTTTGAGGAAACCCCAATAAAAGTACCGATCCATACACCTGCAAAAATAGTAATGGCGAAATAAGCCAAAAGGATCCCATCCCAACCACCAACTATATCCTTGCTAAAAATAATTAATCCAATACAAATTAGACTTAATAATGTGGCGGTTAAAAGTAAAACTTTTCTTGAAACCTTACGGGATATAATAAACATCCCAATTGCAAACACAATTCCGCAAAGTAATATAGGTGTCCATCCCTCTAACATCAAAGCATTCATTTAATTACCTCCTGTTATGTTTTCCGTAACCTGGGGAAATTGCTAGAATTATTTATTATTTATATTACCAACTACCCTAAACTATATATCAGTAACATTCACTTTACCATCTAGCAAACGCCTATATCCGTAAATGCAACTCCTAAAGGGTGTTCCGAAAAACATGATTGTTGATTAAACAAAAATGTATGAAAGCGTCTTTTATACCTAACGGCGCTTTCGGTGTTTTATAAAAAGTGGTAAAATTTTCATTAAACATATTAAAAATTAAAAATCCGTATTAATCAATTGTATGAAAAAGAATTAAAATGATTAATACTTCAGTTCTTTTTGTGTATGTAAACTATCGATGAAAGAAAAGTATTTAGTGCAGTAATTCTTTATAGAGGAAAGGTTGAATATTATATTTTTGAGTGTTTGGCACTGAATGGTATAGCTGATGAAGGAATTTGGTTTTTCTTCAGCATCGATTCGAAGATTGGCGTACGGAAAGAACGTCTCACATCGTATTATTCACCCGAAGATATTAATATTCGGGCGTTTGCGGTGAAGGGTGAAATGATTGTTGCGTACCAAGGCAGAGGGGAACATACACTTTTTGAGTTACAACGTGTTGGTAATGAATATAAGACTGTCCGTAAAATCGAACTGATGAAGCCGAATGGTAAGTCCATTGAACCACAATTAGTGAATAACCGTGAGAGTAAGTTGCTGTTTTTGGACGGGAATGAGCTGTATATCTATGAAGCGAAATCTGGTGCAACAGAATGATTCAATAAGATTTAACTTGAATGGTAAACGACCTAATTCGTTATCGAAATATTATTTATCGAAAAAATCACTAAAGGATAGGTGATACTATGAAGTTGTTCTTTTGGCAATTAGACAACAAGGAAAAGTTTATTCGTGCTTTATGGATGGGTTTATTAGGACTAATATTTTTTTATGCTGTTGTTTGGTACAATTCTGCTGACTTTACAATTCCGATATTTTTTACAGTTCTATATATTGCTGATTTAGGCCTTCGTTATAAGAAAATGAAACGAAGTAAAGTTATATAATTCTTAATCCAATAACGAGCCCAAATAAATGTTTGGGTCATCGGGCGCTTTCCTATTATAAGGAAGGGGTCTTTTTGATTATGCATTCTGTAAATCCCATCACATAATCAGCAGCTAGTACTATTTCTATTGTTTTGAGAGGTTCATACATTGTAATCAATTTGTAACAAACGTAATAGTAAGGTGAAATTGTATAATTCTAAAAATCTGTCAATATTTATTTGGTGGCAGTATACTTTTTTTCTGGATGATTTTGTGAAATTAATAGTTTCTAAACCTTTGATTTTACGGAGTTTAGTAATAGATTGTTACTCTTACCAGTATATGGACCCTTTATTACGCATTTTGTACTGTAACATAGGTTTTGTAGAAGAGGAGGAATTCAAAAATGAATAAAAAATGGTTAGCAACATCATTATGTGCAGCAACATTATTTGCAACATCTATTACTGCAGCTGATGCAGCAAGTTTAAATACAGAGGAAAAGAAAGGTGCAGATACTCAACACATCCAAATTATTAAAGGCGATAATTATCAAGGGTTGGCTTTAAAAATAATAGAGCAAATTTCATCACCAAATGGTGAATTCGGGATTAATTTATCGAAAGATCTAATCAATAAAGCTTTTAAAAATCTAGATGCTAATAAAATAATTAAAGAGGGCAAAGTAGTGCATGCAGAAAAGGCTACTACTAATAAAGAAACTCAAAAAGAATCTACTAATAAAACAGTAGAAAAAGAGGATAAAGCACCTCAAGCACCAGCAAAAGAAGAAGCTACACCGGTAACAAATAACAATCATGCAAAAGCACCTGAAGCACCAGCAAAAGAAGAAGCTACACCAGTAACAAATAACAATAATGCAAAAGCACCTGAAGCACCAGCAAAAGAAACAACTGCACCAGAAACAAATAATAATACAAATGCACAGGCTACACCTGTGACAAATAACAACAATACACTAGCACCATCAAACTCAAATAATCAACAAGTAGAAGCACCAGCAAAAACAACGACTAATAATGTTAGTCAATCAGTCTCTGAATTTGAGAAACAAGTTGTAGACTTAACAAATGCAGAACGTACAAAAGCAGGCTTAAAACCGCTTGAAATACATTCTCCATTAATGGCTGTAGCTCATGCAAAATCAGCAGATATGGCGAAAAATAATTACTTTTCACATACAAGCCCGACTTTTGGAAGCCCGTTTGATCAAATTAAATCTGCAGGAATTTCATATCGCTCTGCAGGTGAAAATATTGCACAAGGTCAAAGAACACCACAACAAGTGGTACAAGCATGGATGGATTCACCAGGACACCGTCAAAACATTATGAATGCCAATTTCACACATATTGGTGTAGGTTTTGTTGAAGATGGTTACTATTGGACACAACAATTTATTCAACTATAAAAATATAACATCATTGTTAGGCTACTTAGCGACCAACTTTTATTGGCGTTAAGTAGCCTAACTTTTTTTACTCAAAAAATTAAAAGTTAGTTTTATGGGAATGTCTTTTATTAAAAAATAAAGTAATTAAAATTGCAACAATTAAGACAGGTATTGCGTAAATTTGTACAATTAGCAATTTCCATCCTATCGCATTATATCCATCTGAAGCAGGTAGCATAACTGCAATTATACAAACTATTGAATAAGCTAATAATGGAATAATTGTTTTCATCATTAATTTAATTACCTCCTTTCAATACAATTATTATAACCTAACAAACGCGACTAGATAACACCCTCATACAGGACTGTATGAAAAGTACTTTTCGCACAGCCCCTTACTTATGAAGATTTTAAAATCCACTACTTTATTTGGTAGCTAAGTGGAGCCATTCTCCAACCATAAAACTGCATACCTTCTTTTACTCATAAAAATCATTTCATTTCCCACCTTTCATTGTTTTAAATTTAATTAATAATGACGTTGACGAACGTAATCTTCTACTTTCCTTCGGTTCTCTTCAAAGATTTTTTTTACTTTTTCTTCATGAATTGCTTTCTCACGAGAGATTTCACGCTCACGTTTTGTAATAGCTATTGAAAGGGTAAAAAAGTTTACTATCATGGATTATCACCTCCTTAAAATGGCCCTGAAAATGGAAAAAACCGCAGAGAGACTCCCCCTGCGGTAAAAAAGGCACAAAAATACCGCAGGGGCACACTTCTCCCTGCGGTATGGGCATACTTAATTAATAAAAAAATTTAAGCAATCCATTCCAGTCTGGTCGAATGTGCGATTTTCGCTTTAGCTGTAACTACTAGTGACATTAATTTATTGATAACGATCATTTTCTTCGACCTCCTTAGAATTTTTTGATTACTGAGTTAGTATACCCACATCCATTTAAATTGTAAACAACTTTTTTACAAATTTTTAAAAAAGTGTAAATATATTGAATATCCTTCAGCTTTATTTCCTGTGAGTGACCTAATTTTTCGCAAGAGAAATAGACGACTTAAAGCATAATTATGATTATCATTAATGTATGAATTTTAAGGGCATTAGTTGAAAAGGTCTTCACCAACAATCGGGGGCAATTCTGCGGCAACGAATTGTACTTTTTCTCATAAATAAAAGCTTTTTCTGAGAAAAGAATCATATATTTATATATCACGCAATCAAGATTATTTTTAAGGAATATCCCTGATTTAAAAATGGGGATTTGAAGAAAAGTGAAGTATTGTAAAATGAAGACGATTAGGATGAGTTGAAGGCTAAAAGAGGGGATAGGAGCGCGTTTTTCTATTTTACTTGGAGGGATATGATGATTCAAGGTTCTTGGAGAGCATTAATGTGGATTGGATTATCAGAATTGTGTGCTTTAAGCTTATGGTATAGTGCGTCAGTTATTGCACCAGATCTAATGGACATCTGGAATCTCAGCCCCAATTCAGAGGCCTGGCTTTCGGCTTCTGTGCCTATTGGTTTTGTAATAGGTGCATTATTTAGTGCTTACTTTGGGATTGCTGACCGTTTCAATGCTCGAAAGGTTTTTGCAATTTCTGCATTTCTAGGTGCAATATTAAATGCCTTAATAATTTTTACCGATTCTAGTTTTATCGGAATTCTACTAAGGATATTAACCGGAATAACACTCGCTGGTATATACCCAATCGCTGTCAAAATGTTATCAGAATGGTTTCCAAAAAAACGCGGATTGGCGATCGGAATCTTAATTGCCGCATTAACTTTAGGATCATCGTTACCCCATTTTATTGTAATATTCTTTTCTTCATTAAGTTGGAAATTCGTACTTATTTGTAGCTCAGTATTGGCTTTATTATCAGCCTTGGTTATTTTGTTTATTCTAGAAGATGCCCCAGTGAAAACCAAAAAATTGCCCTTCTCTTTAAAAGTATTAAAAAAGGTGATGAAGAATAAACCAGTAATGCTTGCGAACTACGGTTACTTCGGCCATATGTGGGAATTGTATGCGATGTGGACATGGCTTCCTGTATTTATGACTGCTAGTTTTTCAACCTATTCACCAGAAATTCCACATTGGGTCATTGGACTGTCATCTTTTATTTCAATTGGGATTGCAGGTGGTATTGGTTGTGTGATTGGTGGACTAATCTCAGATAAAATCGGAAGAGCAAATTTAACAATGATTTCAATGTTAATCAGTGCTAGTTGTTCGATCATAATCGGTTTTACATTTGGTCATTTTATATTGTTAACGTTATTAATTTCGATTGTTTGGGGGATATCCGTTATTTCTGATTCCGCTCAATTTTCTGCAGCTGTATCAGAAATAGCCGAAGAGGAGTATGTAGGTACAGCGCTTACTTTTCAAATGTGTATCGGTTTCTTAGTTACTATATTTTCGATAAATCTGATCCCTGTTATTCAGAGAATGATTGGTTGGGAATGGGCATTTATAATACTAGCGATAGGACCTATTCTCGGAACTATAACAATGTTTAAATATAAACGTTACGAATTCGGAAATGAGAGGGAATGATAGGGCACATTTCTTTATAAGAAATGTGTCTTTATTCGTTTAAGGACTCTTAAGTGGTATAAGATAAATAACTACTGAGGTTTAAAAAAGAAGGAAGAATTAATAAATTATAGATCCCGCCAAAAAGATACGAACTTTTTAGTTATTAAAGCATTCGTTTCTTTTTGGCTAATTTTTTGTTTATCTCCTAAAACATAATTCGGAAGTTAATTGCTGAAAGTTAAAGTATATTCATTTAGCAACTTATCCAAGTTCTGACTTAATTTTATAGTGGTAGGATGATTTAGACCATTTTCAGTACCGGACTTTATCATTGCAGATCTAAGTGCTTCAACATTTTGTTGAGTTTTTATTTTATTTAAAACATTTGGCATTAGAAATCTCTCCTCATTTTTAATATTATTTATTAGATACATTAATTTACAAAAAACATATATTATGTAAATACACAATTAAGCGAAAAATTAAACCTTAAGTATGAAAAAATTTTCCGAATAAAAATTAGAAAGTAGATGTTAGGGGAACCGTGGTTAACAAGAGGTTATTAGGAATGAGGGTGAACAATGAAAACATTAATTCAAGAAATTATAAGTTGGATTCAAAATTCTGATAAGGAGCTGATTATTGGGATTTCTGGACATGGAGCTGCCGGAAAGACGACTTTTGCACAAATGTTAATGGGAAATTTAAAGTATGATGTAAACTATCTAAATGCGGATCCATACATAATAAGTTCATCAGTGCGGAAATACACAATGATTGACTTTACACATGAGGGGAAATTACATCGTTTTAAAATGACGGCATGCCATCCATCAGGACATCATATACCCTCTCTAGAAAGAGATGTACTGATGTTAAAAGCAGGTATAGATTTACTCACCATTGATACACATTATTTAAAAAGTGAAATCCTCTCATCACAAAACAAATTAACCATTGTAGAAGGTATGAGTGTTGCTTTTGCAAAGCCCGAACTATTTGATCTCTTAATTTATTTTTATACAAATGATGATTTGGAGCTTGAGAGAAGATTAGGTCGAGATATAGAGGAAAGAGGAATGGATACCAATTATTTAATGCAATCTCACAATGAACGACGAATACAGTACGAAGTGTTTATGCATCCATACAGTAAAAATTTCGACATTATTATTAAAAGTACTAAGGAAACTAGTATTGTTGAAGTAAATACGTTTGATTTTAATTTAAATGGTTCTTTAGAAAATTAAGATATTGAAGAAAAAACAGCCCAAATTGAGCTGTAATTTTGTACCCATTGATTGTTAAAATAAGCGTTGTTGATTACAAGGGGGAAAACCAGAAATATCCGCAATCATTGAAAATTCATACTGTTTCATTGCGAACTGTGTTTGATACAGGTA
This window of the Solibacillus isronensis genome carries:
- a CDS encoding uridine kinase family protein: MKTLIQEIISWIQNSDKELIIGISGHGAAGKTTFAQMLMGNLKYDVNYLNADPYIISSSVRKYTMIDFTHEGKLHRFKMTACHPSGHHIPSLERDVLMLKAGIDLLTIDTHYLKSEILSSQNKLTIVEGMSVAFAKPELFDLLIYFYTNDDLELERRLGRDIEERGMDTNYLMQSHNERRIQYEVFMHPYSKNFDIIIKSTKETSIVEVNTFDFNLNGSLEN
- a CDS encoding DUF4017 family protein, producing the protein MKTIIPLLAYSIVCIIAVMLPASDGYNAIGWKLLIVQIYAIPVLIVAILITLFFNKRHSHKTNF
- a CDS encoding aspartyl-phosphate phosphatase Spo0E family protein translates to MPNVLNKIKTQQNVEALRSAMIKSGTENGLNHPTTIKLSQNLDKLLNEYTLTFSN
- a CDS encoding DUF2268 domain-containing putative Zn-dependent protease (predicted Zn-dependent protease with a strongly conserved HExxH motif) yields the protein MKIIQLTPQLLNENKHNSHIFLNNMIHPTINSKSWMNQWQDIVSRFQLFKFLDLPIEDILAHSWNEEFIEQVVNETVQLVKQHIELDDNLQITIVPALPFPWFSNIDQSIWTNGFTNSSQSIWIAIPADPDILFLRYLLAHELHHAAPQNPIYKLTLDQFPLKDWYKMEGTAEYFSLQLFEDKRWWKESFTLEVEEHYIAEAKRFLNTNDDSIKGPLCFGSIKQQIPYMAGYSFAYNAVMDYIKRYPIENLNQLFEIDSEELVMTYKLHSTKNQIRLH
- a CDS encoding CAP domain-containing protein, which codes for MNKKWLATSLCAATLFATSITAADAASLNTEEKKGADTQHIQIIKGDNYQGLALKIIEQISSPNGEFGINLSKDLINKAFKNLDANKIIKEGKVVHAEKATTNKETQKESTNKTVEKEDKAPQAPAKEEATPVTNNNHAKAPEAPAKEEATPVTNNNNAKAPEAPAKETTAPETNNNTNAQATPVTNNNNTLAPSNSNNQQVEAPAKTTTNNVSQSVSEFEKQVVDLTNAERTKAGLKPLEIHSPLMAVAHAKSADMAKNNYFSHTSPTFGSPFDQIKSAGISYRSAGENIAQGQRTPQQVVQAWMDSPGHRQNIMNANFTHIGVGFVEDGYYWTQQFIQL
- a CDS encoding DUF5412 family protein produces the protein MTANSTIKGAKRKKIVKISLIISFLFMGFIGYGVYWAFFDMKRLPTGEYLTEETSPDGTYTLKAYVSITSLSADAVRGELVFNESKGKKKISIGIIENQQPKLNGWIIKQL
- a CDS encoding sialate O-acetylesterase encodes the protein MIKSFLMLGQSNMAGRGFLHEVEPIYNEKIKMLRNGQWQMMTEPVNYDRPVAGVSLAASFAEAWSKANPDEEVGLIPCAEGGSSLNDWHPEGTLFQHALSEARFALETSEICGILWHQGESDSNNGQHDTYYDKLSFIMTTLRDELNLENVPLIIGELGNFLGKTGFGKYSPEYKLVNEQLRRYAENLPNSYFVTAEGLTANPDGIHLNAVSQRKFGYRYFEAFSKKRHILEPLSDENQSLNINSTYSKSEQIYIHSMNLALGKITYAEFEAQMAKVMQP
- a CDS encoding MFS transporter, which produces MIQGSWRALMWIGLSELCALSLWYSASVIAPDLMDIWNLSPNSEAWLSASVPIGFVIGALFSAYFGIADRFNARKVFAISAFLGAILNALIIFTDSSFIGILLRILTGITLAGIYPIAVKMLSEWFPKKRGLAIGILIAALTLGSSLPHFIVIFFSSLSWKFVLICSSVLALLSALVILFILEDAPVKTKKLPFSLKVLKKVMKNKPVMLANYGYFGHMWELYAMWTWLPVFMTASFSTYSPEIPHWVIGLSSFISIGIAGGIGCVIGGLISDKIGRANLTMISMLISASCSIIIGFTFGHFILLTLLISIVWGISVISDSAQFSAAVSEIAEEEYVGTALTFQMCIGFLVTIFSINLIPVIQRMIGWEWAFIILAIGPILGTITMFKYKRYEFGNERE
- a CDS encoding YesK family protein; protein product: MNALMLEGWTPILLCGIVFAIGMFIISRKVSRKVLLLTATLLSLICIGLIIFSKDIVGGWDGILLAYFAITIFAGVWIGTFIGVSSKR
- a CDS encoding YrzI family small protein, with the protein product MIVNFFTLSIAITKREREISREKAIHEEKVKKIFEENRRKVEDYVRQRHY
- a CDS encoding pentapeptide repeat-containing protein, with translation MKIDTPKIPLNLTVANFSDIFLEEDPTLEKCIINDSEFTNEAVHRVRLYNTVIKNCNFTNTDFSNIDIMDTRFENCDLSNVNLNHSSIHRVEFINSKLLGSNFTESRVGNVKFENSILNLAIFGDSKFEKVIFKDVSLQNTDFFNCKLKKVVFESCNLNEANFEQTSLKEIDISSSTFESLTVSVKDLVGCKVSRYQAIQFASLLGLIIKD
- a CDS encoding PadR family transcriptional regulator, whose product is MIPLLILGLLIQNPGAHGYELLSLMEKRHYKYIVNFTKGSFYYNLQQLVEKGFIEQTHQINPNNGREIQTFKITSLGREEFEKLMNKYGTKSEYVNLQFYGALLFADEYDKNKLLELIQLQINQTEARIALLDDYLAYSEELPHKIDYFRCMNENSRSHHLVNLNWFKELKANLEEDIE